TCGAGCCGCCGGCGGATCTGCGGGCGCGGATCGTGTCGCAGCTGCCCGGATCCGGCTCGCGGCTGCCGGGCGCCGGGTTGTGGCTTCCAGCCGGCTCGCAGCGGACTCGCTGGATCCTCGCTGCGGGGGTCGCGGCGGCGATCCTGCTCGCGCTGGTCGTCACGCGGCACGATACGGCGATCCTGCCGCACGCGCCGGTTGTCGCCACGGCGCTGGATACGCGGCTGCCTGCCAAACGCGTGGCGGCGGTCGAGCCGCCGCCGGCGATCCCGCTTGCGCCGCCGCGCCCGGTGGCCGCCGCGGCGCCCCGCAGGATTGCGGCCGCCGCCGTCGAATTGGATGGCCCGTCGATCACGATCGAACCCTTGAACAGGATCGCACCGATCAACGTCGCCCCGATTGCCGGGAGCCGCGTCACGCCGGCAACGATTGCAATCGCCCCGTTGTCTCCGATCGCCGAAATGCAGATCGCACCATTGACACCGCCCGACCGGCGGTAAGACGAGGAGCCTATGTTGAAGAGAGTCGTGTTCATGATTCTGGCCGTCGCGTTCGCCGCCACAGCGTCAGCGCAGACGGCCAAAGCCGCGCCGGCAAAGGAAGTCAGCAAGAGCGATGCGGCACCCGCGAAGGCGGCGCCGCCCGAACCGGCGCCGCTGCCGATCAACGTCAAGATCGAGGTGTCGATTACCGATCAGACGGGCACGAATCAGCCGGCGAAGAAGATCGTGACGATGATCACGAGCGATCGCCAAAGTAACAGTATCCGCAGCAGCGCGAGCATGCCTGTGAAGGCGGGCGCGAACGGACCGATGGTCAACTATCGCAACGTGACTATCAACGTCGACGCGCGCCCGACCATCGTCCAGAAGGAGCCGAACAGAGTACTGGTCGCCTTTGGCCTCGAGTATCTCCCGAAGTCCGCCGGCGGGTCGGAGGAACTCGAACCGGGCATGTCGCAATTGAACGAGCGCCTCACGCTCGTGCTCGACTCCGGCAAGCCGATGATCGTGTCACAGGCGGCCGACCCCATGTCCGATCGCAAGATCACCGTGGAGGTCACTGCGACCATTCTGAAGTAGCCTGCCTCTGCGATCTGAAGGGCGGATGTCGGGTCCGCCCTATCTCCGCGGCCCGTCGGGCGTGCCTTCAGGTTCGCCGCTCACGAACACCTGCAGGTCCCCCACGTTCGTGCCGGTCGGCCCGGTGACGACGAGATCGCCGAGTGCCAGGAAGAAGGGATGCGAGTCATGCCGCCCTAGCGCCCCGCTGGCGTCCAGGCCGAGCGCCTGCGCCCGCGCGATCGTCGTCGCGTCGGCGATGGCACCCGCCGCATCCGTCGGGCCGTCAATCCCGTCGGTGCCGATGCTGGCCAGGGCGATGTCGCCGCCGCGCGCCATCGCCAGCGCGGCCGCCAGCGCGAACTCCTGGTTGCGGCCCCCCACTCCCGTCTTCCCTTCCAGCGTCACCGTCGTCTCGCCACTGGCGATGATGCAGGCAGGCCGGTCGTGTCGGGCCGCACGGGCCTGCGCACGCTCGACGAACGCCCGGCCGGCGGGCGCGGCCGCCCCGAACGTCGGCGGATCGATGCGCTCGACCACGTAGCCGAGCCGCGCGGCTTCCGCAGCCGCGCCGTCCATCGCGTCACGTCTCGACCCCGCCAGAACGAAGTGGGCTCCCGCCAGACGCGAATCGCCGGGCTTCGGCGTTTCTGCGATCTCGCCGCGGAGGCCCCGCTGCAGAAGTTGCACGATGCGGCTCCGCGACTGCTCGTCGCCGGCGAACAGACCGGCGAAGGTGGTCTGACCCCCGTCTGACCCCGGTTTGACCCCGGTCTGACCCCGGTCTGACCCTGGGTGAAGGGCGTGGAGGGCGGCAGCGAAGGTCGAGGGGTCGGCGACGGTCGGGCCGGAGCCGATGACGGCGGGGTCGTCTTCGATCGGGCTGTGGACATCGGAAATCGCGTAGGTCACCGACAGGCCGGCCGCTGCCGCGAGCTGTCCACCCTTGATCGCCGAGACGTGCTTGCGGACGGCGTTGATCGACGCGATCGGCAGACCGCTTCCGAGAAGCCAGCGCGTCAGGCCGATCTTGTCTTGCAGGGTCAGCCCCTCGGCCGGGGCGGCCAGCATGGCCGACGCGCCTCCCGACAGCAGCACCACCAGCAGCTCGTTCCGCCGGCGCGACTCGGCCGCCAGGGCAAGCGCCCGGCGCGCCGACTCGACGCTCGCCGCATCGGGCAGCGGGTGCGATCCCCGAGCCACCAGCAGCTCGCGGATCCGCGCTCCATACACTCGCCGGAAGGCATCGGCCATCGGCACGGCTGCCTTGCCGGCAGCTATGACAGTCAGCGGAACGTCAGGGGAAACCGGGTGGAGCGCCAGCGCGCGTGAGAGGAGCGCGGACGCATCGCAGGCGCGCAAGGCACCCGCAACAATCGCACGGAGGTGGGCGTCGAATCGATTAGTGATATTTCCTGGGATCGTTCCAGCCCGACAGGCCGGTGACGACATCGAACTTCCGCAGCAGACCGGTCATCACGGCGTCGGCATCATCGCGAACGCACAGATGCTCGAGCTGGTTCAAGACCCGGGAGATGGCGCAGTCAGCGTCGGTGATGGCGCGCTCGGAATAGTATTCGCGCTGTCGCGCGAGACACGCGCGGTGTTTCAGGAATTCTTCGCGGTAGAAGGCGGTGAGAAAAGCTGCGCTCGAGACCCGATCCGGGCTGGTAACGCGTGCCATGCGACTCCTCGGGTGAGACATATCCGAGTGGATGAATCGAGTCTAAGTCGCGGCGCCGGAGCTTGTCAAACAAATGTCACACGGACTCAGCGGACGCCGCGCGCCACGGCGAAACCGCCGAGGCAGCCGAGCGCCATACCCCCGATTACGAGCAGGAGTACCACCTGCGCCGGCACAAAGGCGAGCCCTGTCAGCCCGACCGCATCCCCCAGAAAGGCCGCATAGCGCACCCGGATCGCGGCAAAGGCGGCCAGCAGCGCCGCCACCGCCAGCACCGCCCCCATGCCCCCCTGGACCAGACCCTCGGCGATGAACGGCCCGCGGATGTAGGCGAAAGGGGCCCCCACCAGCTGCATGATGTCGATTTCCTCGCGCCGCGCGAGCGCCGCCAGTCGGACGACGTTGGCGACGGTCATCGCGCTGGCGACCGTCAGCAGCACGATGATGATGACGCCGACGCCGCGGACGACCCGCACGGTCGCGTTGAGGCGTGCAATCCACGTCCGGTCGTAGCGCACATCGGCCACGCCGCCGACTGCGCCGAGCGTTGTCACCAGCGTGTCGATCGCCGCGGTCGCGTCCTGCGCGACGTCGTTGAGGCGGACCTCGTAGGAGGACGGAAACGGATTGTGATCGAGCGATGCGGACGCCGGCGCCAGGTCCGGGAACTCCCGCGCGAACTCGCGCCGCGCGTCGTCCTTCGACACGAACTGCACGGACGACGCCAGACCGCTCTGGTTGACCATCTCGCCGACCGCCGCGACCTGCGCCGGCGACGCATCGTCTCGCAGATAGACCGCGAGTTCGGCGGCGTCGGTCCAGCCGCGGACGACTCGCTGCAGGTTGGCGTTGACCATGACGAAGAAGCCGAGGACGAAGAGGCCCGCAGCAATCGTCGCGATCGACACCACGGCGGCGCGGCGGCTTCGCCAGAGGCTCTCCGCCGCCTCGCTGAAGAAATAGCCGAGGGCCCGCATCAGGCGACCTCCACGAGCGCGCCGTGATCGAGCGTGACGGTGCGGCGGCCGACCCGGCGGATCAACTCGCGATCGTGCGTCGCCACCAGCACCGTGGTACCGCGCGCGTTGATCTCGCGGAACAGGTTCATGATTTCGAGCGACAGGTCCGGATCCAGGTTCCCGGTCGGTTCGTCGGCGAGAATGATCACCGGATCGTTGACGAGCGCACGCGCAATCGCGACCCGCTGCTGCTCGCCGCCCGACAGCTCGAGCGGATAGGCGGACATGCGGTGCTGCAGCCCGACCCACTTCAGCACCTGGAACGTCCGCCGCTGCTGCTGCGTCGGCACCATGCCGAGCACGCGCGGCACGAAGGCGACGTTCTCGAGCACGGTCTTGTTCGGCAGCAGCTTGAAGTCCTGAAAGACGAATCCGAGTGAACGGCGGTACGCCTGCACCTGGCGCAGCGACAACTGCGACAGGTCGCGACCGCCGACGACCAGACGCCCGTCATTGGGGATTTCCTGCCGCAGCAGCATGCGCAGCAGCGTCGACTTGCCGGCGCCGCTCGGTCCGGTCAGGAACACGAACTCCCCCTTGTCGATCCGCAGCGACAGATCGCGCAGGGCGTAGACGCCGCGGCTGTACATCTTCGAGACGTGCTGCGCCTCGATCACGCGGGCTCCTCGAGGAAGCGCTTCACCGCCGCGTTCACCGTCGCCGGATCGGCCTTGCCGGCGGAGGCCTTCATCACCTGGCCGACGAGAAAGCCGAACGCCTTCGACTTGCCGGCCCGGTATTCGGCGACGGTGGCGGGGTGCCCGGCCAGCGTCTCGCGCACCATGCGATCGATTGCGGCGGCGTCGTCGATGCGCGCCAGCCCCTCGGCGTCGACGATGTCGCGGGCGGAGCGCGGCGTCCCGTACATCTTCTCGAAGACGTCCTTGGCGACCGGGCCGGTGATCGTGCCGGCGTCGATGAGCGCGATCAGGCCGCCGAGCGCCTCGGCGGCGAGCGGCGCCGACTCGATCGCATCCCTGGTCTCCTTCAGCTTGCGCGCGAGTTCCCCCATCACCCAGTTGCTCGCCGCCTTCGGGTTGCCGCTCGCGGCGGCCACCCGCTCGAAATAATCGGCGAAGGCCATCGACTGCGTGAGCACGCCCGCGTCGTATTCGGGGAGCCCATACTGCGACACGAAGCGGGCGCGGCGTGCCTCGGGCAGTTCGGGCAGCGACCCGCGGATCCCTTCGACCCACGCCGGGTCGACGGCCAGCGGCGCGAGATCGGGCTCCGGAAAGTAGCGGTAGTCGTCGGCCTCTTCCTTGGTGCGCATCACCGTCGTCCGGCCGGTCGAGGGATCGAAGAGCCGCGTCTCCTGCACGAGCGGGGTGCCGTCACGCCGGGCCTGAACGTGCCGCGCGATCTCGAACTCGACCGCCCGCTGCACGTGGCGGAACGAGTTGAGGTTCTTCAGCTCGGTCTTGACGCCGAAGGCCGTCTCGCCGGCGGGCCGGACCGAGACGTTGGCGTCGCAGCGCAGGCTGCCCTCTTCCATGTTGCCGTCGTTGACGCCGACCGCCACGAGGATCTCCCGGACGCGGCTGAACGCCTCGGCGGCGTCGGCGGCCGATCGGAGGTCGGGACGCGTCACGATCTCGACGAGCGGTACGCCGCTGCGGTTGAAATCCAGGTACGTGGACCGCGACGAGTCGGGGAGCCCGTCGTGGAGCGACTTGCCCGCGTCCTCTTCCATGTGCACGCGGATGACGCCGACCGCGATGCGACGGCCGTCCGTCGAAAACGCGATCTCGCCGTCGGTCGCCAGCGGCTGGTCGTACTGCGAGATCTGGTAGCCCTTGGGCAGATCAGGGTAGAAGTAGTTCTTGCGCGCGAACACGGAGGCGGGATGCACCTGACAGCCGAGCGCGAGCGACGTGCGCACCGCCAACTCCACCGCCCGGCGGTTGAGCACCGGCAGGGCGCCGGGCAGCCCCAGGCACACCGGGCACAGCGCGGTGTTGGGCTCGGCGCCGAACCGCGTCGAACAGCCGCAGAAGATCTTGGTGGCGGTCAGCAGCTGGGCGTGAATCTCCAGACCGATGACCGGCTCGAATTCGGGCACGTGCGGCCGATTGTATTTGGAAATGTGGAGATGTGGAAATGTGGAGATGTCGTTTCCACATTTCCACATCCCCACATTTCCACATCAGATCTGCACGACCCTCTTGAACACCTCGACGACCGCTGTGTCGAACTGCGAGCCGGCGCAGCGGTCGAGTTCGAGGACCGCCTCGCGCGGCGAAATGGCGTCGCGGAATACGCGCGGCCGGGTCATCGTGTCGTAGGCGTCGGCGACCGCGATGATGCGCGCGCCGAGCGCCACGTCGAGCGCCGGCGCGCCGTTGGGGTAGCCCAGCCCGTCGACGCGCTCGCAGGCGTCGCGCACCAGCTCCGCGGCCGGCGCCAGATAGGGCACGGCGGCGATCAGATCGGCAGCCACTTCGGGGTGGAGGCGGATGATGGCCTGCTCTTCGGCGGTGAGCGGCGCCGGTTTGCGCAGGACCGCCTCCGGCATCGCCAGCTTGCCGACGTCGTGCAGCAGCGCGGCGCGTTCGAGCGCGGTCATGTCCTCCTCGGCGAGGCCGAGCGCACAGCCGACGCTGGCCGCCAGCGCGGCGACCCGGTAGGCGTGGGCATAGGCGTCGGGATCCGAGAGCGTCAGCGCCGACAGCAGGCCGTCGAGCGCCTCATCGGAGTCGATCGTCAGCGAGGCGAGCGCGTCGCTCAGACGCTGGCGGCGCTGCTCGACCTCGGCGTCGAGCGACTCGCGCCAGCGGCGCGAATCGGCGGCCGCCTTGTGCCATTCGAGCCCGCGCAGCACCGAGTCGCGAAGACGGTCGCGGCCGAACGGCTTGGTGAGATAGTCGATGACCCCCTGACGCAGGCTGGTCACCGCCGAATTCACGTCCTGGACGCCGGTCGCCATAATCACCGCCGTCTCGGGCGAGTCGCGGCGGATGTGCTGCGCGAGCCACAGGCCGTCGTGGCCGGGCATGCGGATGTCGCAGAGCGCCACCGCCGGCGCGCGATGGCGAACACGGTCGAGCGCCTCTTCGGCATTGGCGGCGGTGCGCACGTCGTAGCCGCCGGCGATCAGCCAGCGCGCGATCAGCTCGCGAATGCCGTCCTCGTCGTCGACGACCAGGATCGATGGGTTCAAGTGCACGGGAGCGGCGGAGGCCGGCGTCATGCGCGAGGACAGTGCAAAGATGCCGCCAGCGGATCAGCTTCGAACGCGGCCGAAATGGCGTGTCGTGTGCGAACTGGTGTGCGGCCGGGGCACGCCCGCGCACACCGCGCGCCTCAGGCGCCCACGTTCTGGAGTCCGGTCTGACGCCGCGAGATCGTGTCGGCGAGATTGAGGCGTTCGAGTCGCCGATAGAGCGCGCGCCGGCTCAGGCCCAGCATGCGCGCCGCCGCCTTCTTGTTGCCGTTGGCGCGCTGCAGCGCGCGCTGGATGTGCTCGCGCTCGACGTTGACGAGCAGGGCGTCCTCCGCGGTCCCCGCCGCGGCGGCGCCGGCAGCCGGCGTCTGCGGGCCCCACGCCGCCCCCGATGGCGGCATGCTCACCGACACCTCGCGCTCGGTGATGAAATCGCCGTCGGCCAGAATGCACGCGCGCTCGATGACGTTGCGCAGCTCGCGCACGTTGCCGTCCCACACCGCCACGCCGAGGAGCCGCTCCGCCCCCGGCGTCATGCCGCGCAGCGGCTTCTGGAGCCGCTCCGCCGTCTCGCGAACGAACGCCGCGGTCAGATACGGCACGTCTTCCCGCCGGTCGCGCAGCGGCGGCAGCCGCACTTCGACGACGTTGAGTCGGTAGTAGAGGTCGCTGCGGAATCGGCCGGCCGCCACCTCCGCGCGCAGATCGCGATTGGTCGCGGCCAGCACGTGGACGTTGACCTTGCGAGGATCGATCGAACCGACGCGGTTCACCTCGCCGAGCTCCAGCACCCGCAGCAATTTCGCCTGCACGGTCAGCGGCAGCTCGCCGATCTCGTCGAGGAACAGCGTGCCGTTGTCGGCCAGCTCGAACAGGCCCGGCTTGTGCTCGGTCGCGCCGGTAAAGGCGCCTCGGACATGCCCGAACAGCTCGCTCTCGAACAGCGTTTCCACGACCGCCGAACAGTTCACGGTGACGAAGCGCCGATCGGAGCGCGGACCCGTGCGATGCAGCGCCCGTGCGACCAGCTCCTTGCCGGTTCCAGTCTCGCCGCTGATCAGCGCCGTGCGGACGTGCGGCGCCAGACGGCGGATCATCCCGAACAGCTCCTGCATCGCCGGGCCGCGGCCGATCATTCCGCAGAATTCGAGCCGCCGCGCCAGATCGCCCTCGATCGAGAGCAGACTGCGGCGCCGCTCCAGGTCGTCGCGCACGCCCGTCAGCAGCTGCTCGAGGCGATGGAAGTCGAGCGGCTTGCTCAGATAGTCGGTGGCCCCGAGCTTGATCGCTTCGACCGCGGTCTCCACCGACGCGTAGCCGGTCATCAGCACCGCCTGACAGCGCGGGTCGATGTCGCGGATGGCGCGCAGCACGTCGAGGCCGCCGACGTCGGGCATGCGCAGGTCGACCATCAGCAGATCGGCGCGCCGCGTCTGCAGCAACGCGATGGCGGCGCCGCCGCTCGAGCAGGTCTCCGCGTCGTAGCCCATCCGGCGCGCGAACCGGCTGACCACGTCGAGGATCCCCTGTTCGTCGTCGACCACAACCAGCAGCGGCTTCGGCCCGCTCATGCGTACTCCTTTGCCTGCCCGCGCAGCGCCGCCCGCAGCGCCGCCAATTCGTAGGGCGGCGCCACGCCGCCGTCTCCGGTCTCGTCGGTCATCGGGATCACGACAGTCGGCTCGCCGGCGCGTGCGGCCCATCCGGCGCGGCGGTCTCTCACAAGGGCCGGGTCGAGGAACGCCACGTCGAACCCGCCCGCAACCAGCCGGCTGCGCGCGTCTTCGGCGCTCTCCGCACAGGTCACGGCATGGCCCCAGCCGGTGAGCGCCGCCGCGACATAGTCGCGCTCGGTCGAATCGTGATGCGCCACGATCACGCGGCGTGCCTCGCCGGCCGCCGTCACCGACGCCGGCAGCAGGACCGTGAAGCGGGTGCCCTCGCCGACCCGGCTGTCGACCGCGATCTGGCCGCCGTGATCGCGGATGATGCCGTAGCAGATGCTCAGGCCGAGTCCGGTGCCCTGCCCCACTTCGCGGGTGGTGAAGAACGGATCGAAGATGCGGCGCAGATTCTCGTCGGCGATGCCGTGGCCGGTGTCGGCGATCGACAACTCGACCGCGTCGGCCTCGCGCACGTGGCGCGCCGCGACCCGCAGCCGCCGGAGCGGGCGCGAGCGCATCGCCTGTTCGGCGTTGAGTACCAGATTGAGGAGCGCCTGCTGCAGCTGACCGCCGTCGCCGAGCACCGGCGGCAGCGCCGGCTGGCACTCGGTCTCGAGCTCAACGGCGTTGAGGCGGAACTCGTAGGCGCGCAGGGCGAGCACGCGGTTGAGCAGCTCGCCGACGTCCTGCGCGGCGCGCGCCGCCGACTGGCGCCGCGCGAAGGCGAGCAGGTTGCGGACGATGCGGGCGGCCCGTTCGGATTCTTCGGCGATGCGGCGCAGGTCCTGGCCCAGTTCGGCGGTCGGCCGCGGCGGCGCACCCTCGGCCACTTCCCGCACTTCTTCCTGCAGCAGCTGCGCGTAGCCGATGACGCTGGTCAGCGGGTTGTTCAGCTCGTGCGCGACGCCGGCCACCAGTTGGCCGATCGCCGAGAGCTTCTCGGACTGCAGCAGCTGCGCCTGCGTCGCCTTGAGGCGGTCGACCGTGGCGACCAGCCGCGCGTTGGTGGCGGCGAGCTCATCGCTCATCTGCCGCATCCGCCGCGCGCTCTGGATTTCCGGAGTCACGTTCTTGGCAATCTGCACGATCGCGGCGCCGCCGGTCGCGTCGAGCACCGGACAGGTCGTGACGCTGAAGATCTGGTCGCCGCGCGACACTTCGTCACGGACGCAGGCGCGACCGGCGGCCCCGCCGACGGCGCAGCGCGGAAACGGCGCATCGCACAGCCCGACCTCGTCGCAGGAGAGACCACGCAGCGATCGGATCGGACGGTTCAGCATCGTGCTGAGGCCGGTGTTGCCCCGCAGCAGGCGGCCGCGGCGGTCGAACACCGCGATCGCGTCGCCAATCGCGTCGAAGGTCGCCTCCCACTGCTGCTTGCCGGCGCGGATGTAGTCGTGAAGCCGCGCACTCTGCACCGCCACGCCGACCTGATTGGCGACGGTACAGAGGAGCCGCTGGTCGTCGGCCGTGAACCGCCCCGGCTCGGTGCAACCGACGCTCAGCGCGCCGATCAGCTCGTCGCCGACCAGCATCGGCACGCTCAGCGCGGCGCGCATCGGCACCGCGGCGCGGTGCTCCACCGCGACGCACTCGTGAAGGTCGTCGAAGCGGACCGGCCGGCCGGTGGCGAGCACGCGGTCGCTCGGCCGCGGCGCCAGCGGCTCGGCGGCGAGCCACGCGTCGCGTATCTCGCCCGGCGCGCTGATCATCCGGAAATCGTAGGTGCCGGTTTCGGGATCGCGCAGTCGCGCGTCGCTGACGTTGACTTCCAGTCCGCGCATCAGCCGCTGCAGCACCCGCTCGACGAGCTGCTCCGGCGCCAGCAGATGCCGCAGGTCGTCGCCGATCTCGTTGAGCAGCGCCTGCTCCCAGGCGAGCCGCACGTTGGCGCGGTTCACGGCGCGGTGCTCGATGGCCCGGTGCACCGTCGCCAGCAGGTGCCCCGCCTCGAACGGCTTCGCGATGAAGGCGAACGCGTTCATCTCGTACGACGCGACCGCCGCGTTCACCGAGGAGGTGCCGGCGACCACGACGATCTCGGTGTCCCGGGTGCGCGCGCGGATGGCGCGCATCGCCTCGAGGCCGGCATCGTCGCCGGCGCCGAGGTCGATCAGCGCGACGTCGTACGGCTGCCGCGCGATTGCGGCCAGCGCCGCGGTCGGGGTCGGCGCCGCCGTCACGGCGTAGGCGGCCGCGGCCGGATGATGCGCGACCATGGTCAGCAGATCCGGATCGCTTTCGACGATGAGCAGCGTGATCGGTTTCCCCACAGTCCGGCTGCAGATCAGCAAGAGGCGGGCCGCAGCCGCACACGCGCACACGCGGCGATTTGCCTGCCAAACGCTCGCAGACGGTCGCACCGCCGCCGCGCCTGTTTCAGCCGTGAAACGGACCGTGTTTCAGATCTGGTGCTTCTTCAGCAGCCGCCAGAGCGTGGTGCGGCTCACCTGCAGCTCGCGCGCGGTCGCGGCCATCTCGCCGTTGTGGCGGGTCAGCGTGGCGACAATCATCTCGCGCTCGGCGCGCTCGCGCGCCGCCGCCACCGTGCCGTCGGCCGCGGCGGCCTGCGCGTCGGCCTGGCGCGACGCGAACAGCTCCTCGGGCAGATCCGCCGGCTCCAGCACGGCTCCGCGCGCGACCGCCACCGACCGCTGGATCATGTGTTCGAGCTGCCGCACGTTGCCCGGATAGTCGTAGGCCGCGAGCGCCTCGCGCGCGGCGTCGCTCATCCCGGTCACGCCGGCCGGCGCGCCGTATTGATCGAGGAAGAACGCGATCAGGATCTCGACGTCGCCGCGGCGATCGCGGAGGCGCGGCAAGTGGATGCGATGGACGTTCAGCCGGTAGAAGAGATCGCTGCGGAAGCTGCCGCCGTCGACGGCCGCCTGCAGGTCCGCGTTGGTCGCTGCGACGAAGCGGACGTCGACGCGGCGCGGCTCGTTCTCGCCGATGCGGCGCACTTCCCCGGCCTCGAGCGCCCGCAGCAGCTTTGCCTGCACGCCGCCGGGCATCGTGCCAATCTCGTCGAGGAAGAGCGTGCCGCCGCTGGCGTGCTCGATCAGCCCGGCGCGGGCGGCGGCGGCGCCGGTGAACGCGCCGCGGGCGTGGCCGAACAGCTCGTTGTCGAGCAGCGAATCGGTCAGCGCGGCGCAGTTGAGCGCCACGAACGCGCGCTCGGCGCGCGGGCTGAGCCCGTGGATCGCGCGGGCCGCCAGTTCCTTGCCCGTGCCGGTCTCGCCGGTGATGAGGACCGTGCCCGCGACGGCCGCGGCGCGGACGATCAGATCGGTGACCCGGCGCATCGCCTCACTGTCGCCCACCAGGGCGTCGAGCGGCGGCCGCGGCCGCCGCACCTGCCGCTGCAGCAGATCGACCTGGCGCGCGAGCTGCCGGCGATC
This sequence is a window from Vicinamibacterales bacterium. Protein-coding genes within it:
- a CDS encoding DUF4147 domain-containing protein; translated protein: MSSPACRAGTIPGNITNRFDAHLRAIVAGALRACDASALLSRALALHPVSPDVPLTVIAAGKAAVPMADAFRRVYGARIRELLVARGSHPLPDAASVESARRALALAAESRRRNELLVVLLSGGASAMLAAPAEGLTLQDKIGLTRWLLGSGLPIASINAVRKHVSAIKGGQLAAAAGLSVTYAISDVHSPIEDDPAVIGSGPTVADPSTFAAALHALHPGSDRGQTGVKPGSDGGQTTFAGLFAGDEQSRSRIVQLLQRGLRGEIAETPKPGDSRLAGAHFVLAGSRRDAMDGAAAEAARLGYVVERIDPPTFGAAAPAGRAFVERAQARAARHDRPACIIASGETTVTLEGKTGVGGRNQEFALAAALAMARGGDIALASIGTDGIDGPTDAAGAIADATTIARAQALGLDASGALGRHDSHPFFLALGDLVVTGPTGTNVGDLQVFVSGEPEGTPDGPRR
- a CDS encoding ABC transporter permease, with the translated sequence MRALGYFFSEAAESLWRSRRAAVVSIATIAAGLFVLGFFVMVNANLQRVVRGWTDAAELAVYLRDDASPAQVAAVGEMVNQSGLASSVQFVSKDDARREFAREFPDLAPASASLDHNPFPSSYEVRLNDVAQDATAAIDTLVTTLGAVGGVADVRYDRTWIARLNATVRVVRGVGVIIIVLLTVASAMTVANVVRLAALARREEIDIMQLVGAPFAYIRGPFIAEGLVQGGMGAVLAVAALLAAFAAIRVRYAAFLGDAVGLTGLAFVPAQVVLLLVIGGMALGCLGGFAVARGVR
- the ftsE gene encoding cell division ATP-binding protein FtsE, with translation MIEAQHVSKMYSRGVYALRDLSLRIDKGEFVFLTGPSGAGKSTLLRMLLRQEIPNDGRLVVGGRDLSQLSLRQVQAYRRSLGFVFQDFKLLPNKTVLENVAFVPRVLGMVPTQQQRRTFQVLKWVGLQHRMSAYPLELSGGEQQRVAIARALVNDPVIILADEPTGNLDPDLSLEIMNLFREINARGTTVLVATHDRELIRRVGRRTVTLDHGALVEVA
- the gatB gene encoding Asp-tRNA(Asn)/Glu-tRNA(Gln) amidotransferase subunit GatB; its protein translation is MPEFEPVIGLEIHAQLLTATKIFCGCSTRFGAEPNTALCPVCLGLPGALPVLNRRAVELAVRTSLALGCQVHPASVFARKNYFYPDLPKGYQISQYDQPLATDGEIAFSTDGRRIAVGVIRVHMEEDAGKSLHDGLPDSSRSTYLDFNRSGVPLVEIVTRPDLRSAADAAEAFSRVREILVAVGVNDGNMEEGSLRCDANVSVRPAGETAFGVKTELKNLNSFRHVQRAVEFEIARHVQARRDGTPLVQETRLFDPSTGRTTVMRTKEEADDYRYFPEPDLAPLAVDPAWVEGIRGSLPELPEARRARFVSQYGLPEYDAGVLTQSMAFADYFERVAAASGNPKAASNWVMGELARKLKETRDAIESAPLAAEALGGLIALIDAGTITGPVAKDVFEKMYGTPRSARDIVDAEGLARIDDAAAIDRMVRETLAGHPATVAEYRAGKSKAFGFLVGQVMKASAGKADPATVNAAVKRFLEEPA
- a CDS encoding HD domain-containing phosphohydrolase, with translation MTPASAAPVHLNPSILVVDDEDGIRELIARWLIAGGYDVRTAANAEEALDRVRHRAPAVALCDIRMPGHDGLWLAQHIRRDSPETAVIMATGVQDVNSAVTSLRQGVIDYLTKPFGRDRLRDSVLRGLEWHKAAADSRRWRESLDAEVEQRRQRLSDALASLTIDSDEALDGLLSALTLSDPDAYAHAYRVAALAASVGCALGLAEEDMTALERAALLHDVGKLAMPEAVLRKPAPLTAEEQAIIRLHPEVAADLIAAVPYLAPAAELVRDACERVDGLGYPNGAPALDVALGARIIAVADAYDTMTRPRVFRDAISPREAVLELDRCAGSQFDTAVVEVFKRVVQI
- a CDS encoding sigma-54 dependent transcriptional regulator, giving the protein MSGPKPLLVVVDDEQGILDVVSRFARRMGYDAETCSSGGAAIALLQTRRADLLMVDLRMPDVGGLDVLRAIRDIDPRCQAVLMTGYASVETAVEAIKLGATDYLSKPLDFHRLEQLLTGVRDDLERRRSLLSIEGDLARRLEFCGMIGRGPAMQELFGMIRRLAPHVRTALISGETGTGKELVARALHRTGPRSDRRFVTVNCSAVVETLFESELFGHVRGAFTGATEHKPGLFELADNGTLFLDEIGELPLTVQAKLLRVLELGEVNRVGSIDPRKVNVHVLAATNRDLRAEVAAGRFRSDLYYRLNVVEVRLPPLRDRREDVPYLTAAFVRETAERLQKPLRGMTPGAERLLGVAVWDGNVRELRNVIERACILADGDFITEREVSVSMPPSGAAWGPQTPAAGAAAAGTAEDALLVNVEREHIQRALQRANGNKKAAARMLGLSRRALYRRLERLNLADTISRRQTGLQNVGA
- a CDS encoding ATP-binding protein; translated protein: MGKPITLLIVESDPDLLTMVAHHPAAAAYAVTAAPTPTAALAAIARQPYDVALIDLGAGDDAGLEAMRAIRARTRDTEIVVVAGTSSVNAAVASYEMNAFAFIAKPFEAGHLLATVHRAIEHRAVNRANVRLAWEQALLNEIGDDLRHLLAPEQLVERVLQRLMRGLEVNVSDARLRDPETGTYDFRMISAPGEIRDAWLAAEPLAPRPSDRVLATGRPVRFDDLHECVAVEHRAAVPMRAALSVPMLVGDELIGALSVGCTEPGRFTADDQRLLCTVANQVGVAVQSARLHDYIRAGKQQWEATFDAIGDAIAVFDRRGRLLRGNTGLSTMLNRPIRSLRGLSCDEVGLCDAPFPRCAVGGAAGRACVRDEVSRGDQIFSVTTCPVLDATGGAAIVQIAKNVTPEIQSARRMRQMSDELAATNARLVATVDRLKATQAQLLQSEKLSAIGQLVAGVAHELNNPLTSVIGYAQLLQEEVREVAEGAPPRPTAELGQDLRRIAEESERAARIVRNLLAFARRQSAARAAQDVGELLNRVLALRAYEFRLNAVELETECQPALPPVLGDGGQLQQALLNLVLNAEQAMRSRPLRRLRVAARHVREADAVELSIADTGHGIADENLRRIFDPFFTTREVGQGTGLGLSICYGIIRDHGGQIAVDSRVGEGTRFTVLLPASVTAAGEARRVIVAHHDSTERDYVAAALTGWGHAVTCAESAEDARSRLVAGGFDVAFLDPALVRDRRAGWAARAGEPTVVIPMTDETGDGGVAPPYELAALRAALRGQAKEYA